In Brassica napus cultivar Da-Ae unplaced genomic scaffold, Da-Ae ScsIHWf_528;HRSCAF=793, whole genome shotgun sequence, the following are encoded in one genomic region:
- the LOC125604379 gene encoding flavonol synthase/flavanone 3-hydroxylase-like has translation MEDLDQTFIQAPEHRADSNSIPNQPEEIPVIDLSRLNDPEDIQNVISEIGDACETWGFFQVINHGVPCDARKRVEETVKIFFDLPMEEKIKVKRDEVNPAGYHDGEHTKNVRDWKEVFDIYFKDPMVMPSSTDPEDEGLRVVYNKWPQFPSDYREACQEYAGHAEKLAFRLLELISLSLGLPKERFHDYFKEQMSFFRINRYPPCPRPDLALGVGHHKDADVISLLAQDDVGGLQISRRSDGVWFPIRPVPNALVINIGNCMEVWTNDKYWSAEHRVVVNSTRERYSIPFFLLPSHDVEVKPLEELLSPENPPRYKGYKYGKFYVSRNRSDFKKLEIQNIQIDDFKVVT, from the exons ATGGAGGATCTTGATCAAACTTTCATCCAAGCACCAGAGCATAGAGCAGATTCCAACTCCATCCCTAACCAACCCGAAGAAATACCCGTGATCGATCTCTCACGTCTCAACGACCCTGAAGATATCCAAAACGTGATCTCGGAGATTGGTGATGCATGTGAAACATGGGGATTTTTCCAGGTGATCAATCATGGTGTGCCTTGCGATGCAAGGAAGCGCGTGGAGGAGACGGTGAAGATATTTTTCGATTTGCCTATGGAAGAGAAGATCAAAGTAAAGAGAGACGAGGTGAATCCAGCAGGGTATCATGATGGAGAACACACGAAGAACGTTAGAGATTGGAAAGAAGTGtttgatatttatttcaaaGATCCAATGGTTATGCCTTCTTCCACAGATCCTGAAGATGAAGGTTTAAGAGTTGTTTACAACAAGTGGCCTCAGTTTCCTTCTGATTACAG GGAGGCATGTCAGGAATATGCAGGCCACGCTGAAAAACTAGCGTTCAGACTCTTAGAACTCATCTCATTAAGCTTAGGCTTACCAAAAGAGCGTTTTCATGATTACTTCAAAGAACAAATGAGTTTTTTCAGGATAAATCGTTATCCACCATGTCCACGGCCTGACCTAGCTCTAGGTGTAGGCCACCACAAAGACGCAGATGTTATAAGTCTATTGGCTCAAGACGACGTTGGAGGGCTACAAATTAGTCGCAGATCGGACGGTGTTTGGTTTCCTATTAGACCCGTTCCTAATGCTCTTGTCATCAATATTGGCAATTGTATGGAG GTATGGACAAATGATAAGTATTGGAGTGCAGAACATAGAGTGGTGGTGAACTCAACAAGGGAAAGATACTCAATACCGTTCTTCTTGTTGCCTTCACATGATGTGGAAGTGAAACCATTAGAAGAGCTTCTGAGTCCTGAAAACCCTCCAAGATACAAAGGATATAAATATGGCAAGTTTTATGTCAGCAGAAACAGAAGCGATTTTAAAAAACTTGAGATCCAAAACATTCAGATCGATGACTTCAAAGTTGTAACTTAG
- the LOC106451911 gene encoding protein DMR6-LIKE OXYGENASE 2, whose protein sequence is MGRLDEAFIQAPEHRPMIHLTNSGDFIFSDEIPTIDLSSLQDPNSDKTSIATEVGKACERWGFFQVINHGLPLDLRRRVENTAAEFFNLKAEEKRRLRRDEVNPMGYHDEEHTKNVRDWKEIFDFFLQDPTIVPATPEPEDTDQRKLTNQWPQHPSDFREICQEYAREVEKLAFKILELISISLGLPGDRLSGYFKEQTSILRFNHYPPCPNPELALGVGRHKDGGALTVLAQDSVGGLQVCRRSDGEWIPVKPIPDALIINIGNCMQVWTNDKYWSAEHRVVVNTSKERFSVPFFFFPSHETNIEPLEELISEENPPCYKKCNWGKFFVSRNRSDFKKLEVEDIQIDHFKA, encoded by the exons ATGGGACGACTCGACGAAGCTTTCATCCAAGCTCCCGAACACAGACCCATGATTCATCTCACAAACTCCGGTGACTTCATTTTCTCCGACGAGATCCCGACCATCGACCTCTCTTCTCTCCAAGATCCCAATTCAGACAAGACATCGATCGCCACAGAGGTCGGAAAAGCTTGCGAGAGATGGGGATTTTTCCAGGTGATCAACCACGGCTTGCCTTTAGACCTAAGGCGTCGCGTAGAGAACACGGCGGCCGAATTCTTCAACCTAAAGGcggaggagaagagaagattGAGAAGGGACGAAGTGAACCCTATGGGTTATCACGACGAGGAACACACCAAGAACGTTAGAGACTGGAAAGAGATCTTTGATTTTTTCTTGCAAGACCCGACAATCGTTCCGGCGACTCCGGAGCCGGAAGACACCGACCAGAGAAAGCTCACTAACCAGTGGCCTCAACACCCTTCTGACTTCAG AGAGATATGCCAAGAATATGCAAGGGAGGTTGAGAAGTTAGCTTTCAAGATTTTGGaacttatctccattagcttgGGTTTACCCGGTGATCGGTTATCGGGTTACTTTAAGGAACAAACGAGCATTTTGAGGTTCAACCATTACCCTCCTTGTCCCAACCCCGAGCTAGCGTTAGGCGTTGGACGTCACAAAGATGGAGGAGCTCTTACCGTCTTGGCCCAAGATAGTGTAGGTGGATTACAAGTTTGCCGTAGATCGGATGGAGAATGGATCCCAGTGAAACCGATCCCCGATGCTTTGATCATTAACATTGGCAACTGCATGCAG GTGTGGACAAATGACAAGTATTGGAGTGCAGAACATAGAGTGGTAGTGAACACAAGCAAAGAGAGGTTCTCAGTaccgttcttctttttcccgTCGCATGAAACCAACATTGAGCCATTGGAGGAGCTTATAAGTGAAGAAAACCCGCCTTGTTACAAAAAGTGCAATTGGGGCAAGTTCTTTGTTTCGAGAAACAGAAGTGATTTCAAGAAGCTCGAAGTTGAGGACATCCAGATTGATCACTTCAAGGCTTAA